The window CACGAAGACCATACGCGGTACTTCGTACTTGTTGGCCTGACGCCATACAGTCTCAGTCTGAGGCTGTACGCCCGAGGATCCACACAGCACCACCACCGCACCATCCAGAACCCGCAAAGAACGTTCTACTTCAATAGTGAAGTCAACGTGCCCCGGGGTATCAATGATGTTGATACGGTGTTGCTCGAACTGTTGCGCCATGCCCGACCAGAAACAGGTGGTAGCAGCAGAAGTAATGGTAATACCACGCTCCTGCTCCTGCTCCATCCAGTCCATTGTGGCTGCGCCATCATGCACCTCACCAAGCTTGTGAGAAACACCGGTGTAAAACAGTACTCGCTCCGTGGTTGTGGTTTTACCCGCATCCACGTGAGCACAAATACCAATGTTGCGGTAACGCTCAATGGGAGTTGTGCGTGCCACTGTGCAGTCCTCGAATCAATTAAAAGCGGTAGTGAGAGAAAGCCTTGTTCGCTTCAGCCATGCGGTGAACATCTTCACGCTTCTTAACGGCTGAACCTTTACCTTCACAGGCTTCCATCATTTCGTTAGCCAGGCGCTGAGCCATGGACTTCTCACCACGCTTACGTGCTGCATCTACCAGCCAGCGCATTGCCAGCGCCTGACGACGTGAAGGACGAACCTCCACAGGTACCTGATAGGTTGCACCACCAACACGGCGGCTTTTAACTTCAACCAGTGGCTGGATGGATTCTAATGCTTTTTCAAACATTTCCAGCGGATCGCCACCTTGTTTCTGAGCCATGGTATCCAGTGCGCCATAAACGATTTTCTCGGCGATGGATTTCTTACCACTGATCATTACGTGGTTCATAAATTTTGCCAGTGTAACGTTTCCGAACTTCGGATCTGGCAGGATCTCGCGCTTCGCAGCGACGCGTCTTCTTGGCATGATAAGCCCTCTTAGGTCTTCAGGTCAGTCTGAGCATCCTGATTCAACGATCAACTCAGCCTTACTCTTATCCAAGTC of the Thalassolituus hydrocarboniclasticus genome contains:
- the rpsG gene encoding 30S ribosomal protein S7 is translated as MPRRRVAAKREILPDPKFGNVTLAKFMNHVMISGKKSIAEKIVYGALDTMAQKQGGDPLEMFEKALESIQPLVEVKSRRVGGATYQVPVEVRPSRRQALAMRWLVDAARKRGEKSMAQRLANEMMEACEGKGSAVKKREDVHRMAEANKAFSHYRF